Proteins encoded in a region of the Poecilia reticulata strain Guanapo linkage group LG14, Guppy_female_1.0+MT, whole genome shotgun sequence genome:
- the LOC103476207 gene encoding dual specificity protein phosphatase 10, translating into MPPLPLDERIVVIQRPKNVCEASPQTIPQHSSQISASTNGRVSQPSHLHASHSHFYSPACKSVSVECKRRSSRVQRFKGDQPAIPADVLHIPSHCHSNGTVTLAPRLPSHTHTIDIKVSVDKGRRGGLSNSLGRAGIVKGGRGKCVSSQFDQGQCERKTGSFGRPCGFEHKPQQVRQLSSSPGGILQFVPAQANQHTFRGEKEKENSSFHYRGDQEFPSLGHRKSSKLGTVHQSHNSHSLPYHHHSVXVPHAAILNSTYPSSPPSQTTHVPVSFQQLNQPHPPRTRDHRPHILHGLPLSPCSSRVGGFPSPDHTCTIDCAHPFNCGCWRLVRCTGCKGDSSSYQGGGGSTSTSFSCGHNVGAVKRGSKDMGLKNMGGCLSTASTSNTSSSNSTASDCRAALFKPLPCASCGGEAGNFESPAILRKKLVGGCLPCXSLSSSTPLRAIQSCVSGCNNKASQTGSSSCSYCSSDPIVVTFNPRRGKPPGRGLGPTHPMAMLQADDDDYSVRTIWPEELAKKMTHSKAQKNNYAGMGVGKXCSSQTQNGSNRPDLALLDCQNLQEYAQTNFTDHAGRRRLQQGKMAALGFVGSRLGSSYDDGRNSLKRLLNKAEDVGMNDSPEHGQVYPRSPSPCSVSPPSPVSFSPPPSAPSTLIKPKPWQREREGGHSLPSAQSLHLALNSLNREQDEENNRMRLSLPLSSSLPASLSDETVMTPDAENAVISPILPFLFLGNERDALDLDLLLHLNIGYVVNVTTHLPLYHTNAGLRYKRLPATDNSKQNLRQYFEEVFEFIEEAYQSGQGVLVHCQAGVSRSATIVIAYLMKHTLMTMTDAYKYVRSRRPVVSPNLNFMGQLLEFERDLNSGVTPRILMPKLNGVETQV; encoded by the exons ATGCCTCCCCTCCCTCTTGACGAGCGCATAGTGGTCATTCAGCGCCCTAAAAACGTGTGTGAGGCTTCCCCACAAACCATCCCGCAGCATTCCTCTCAGATATCAGCCTCTACCAATGGACGGGTTTCCCAGCCTTCGCATCTCCATGCCTCTCATTCCCACTTTTACTCACCCGCGTGTAAATCTGTGAGTGTGGAATGCAAGCGCAGGTCATCCCGTGTGCAGAGATTCAAGGGCGACCAGCCTGCCATCCCAGCAGATGTCCTCCACATCCCGAGCCACTGCCATAGCAATGGCACAGTAACGCTTGCCCCACGGCTTCCCTCCCACACACATACTATTGATATCAAGGTATCGGTGGACAAAGGGAGACGGGGAGGATTAAGTAACTCATTAGGGCGCGCTGGAATTGTAAAAGGCGGCAGAGGGAAATGCGTCTCTTCCCAGTTTGATCAAGGACAATGCGAGAGAAAAACCGGAAGCTTTGGGAGGCCCTGTGGATTCGAGCACAAGCCACAACAAGTCCGTCAGCTGTCGTCGTCCCCTGGAGGGATCCTCCAGTTTGTCCCTGCTCAGGCAAATCAGCATACATTCAGGggtgaaaaagagaaagaaaactccAGTTTTCATTACAGAGGTGACCAGGAATTTCCCTCTTTGGGTCACAGGAAAAGTTCCAAGCTGGGAACTGTTCATCAAAGCCATAATAGCCACAGTCTGCCCTACCACCACCACTCTGTTYCTGTTCCCCATGCCGCCATCCTAAACTCCACCTATCCTTCGTCTCCCCCATCCCAAACCACTCATGTCCCAGTCTCCTTTCAGCAGCTTAACCAACCTCACCCTCCTCGCACAAGGGATCACCGCCCTCACATCCTTCATGGTCTTCCGCTGTCCCCTTGCTCCTCCCGTGTCGGAGGGTTCCCTAGTCCAGACCACACTTGTACCATTGACTGTGCGCACCCATTCAACTGTGGCTGCTGGAGGTTGGTAAGATGCACGGGATGTAAAGGAGACTCTTCCAGTTAccaaggaggtggaggaagcaCTTCTACCTCATTTTCCTGTGGCCACAATGTCGGCGCAGTGAAGAGAGGAAGTAAAGACATGGGCCTGAAGAATATGGGTGGTTGCCTCTCCACCGCTTCCACATCAAACACTTCCTCGTCTAACAGCACTGCTTCTGATTGTCGAGCAGCTCTGTTCAAACCTCTACCTTGTGCCTCCTGCGGTGGAGAGGCTGGAAACTTTGAGAGTCCTGCTATCCTTCGGAAGAAGCTAGTAGGAGGATGCCTTCCCTGTAYTTCTCTGTCGTCTTCGACCCCTTTGCGGGCGATCCAAAGCTGTGTGTCTGGTTGCAACAACAAGGCATCTCAGACTGGCAGTTCTTCCTGCAGCTACTGCAGCAGCGACCCGATAGTGGTGACGTTCAACCCTCGCCGGGGAAAGCCTCCTGGAAGAGGCTTAGGACCGACTCACCCAATGGCTATGCTACAAGCTGACGATGACGACTACAGCGTGCGCACCATCTGGCCTGAGGAACTGGCCAAGAAAATGACCCATTCCAAAGCCCAAAAGAACAACTACGCTGGGATGGGTGTTGGGAAAASCTGCTCTAGCCAGACCCAGAATGGCAGTAACAGACCCGACCTTGCCCTCTTAGACTGTCAGAACCTTCAGGAATACGCTCAGACTAATTTCACAGACCATGCTGGCCGACGACGGCTTCAGCAAGGCAAAATGGCTGCCCTTGGTTTTGTAGGCAGCAGGTTGGGATCTAGCTACGATGACGGCCGTAACTCGTTGAAGAGGCTCTTGAATAAAGCGGAAGATGTTGGAATGAACGACAGTCCTGAGCATGGCCAAGTGTATCCACGATCCCCCTCTCCCTGCTCCGTGTCTCCGCCATCACCCGTGTCCTTTTCCCCTCCCCCTTCGGCCCCCAGCACACTCATCAAACCCAAACCCTGGCAGAGAGAAAGGGAGGGAGGACACTCTCTGCCGTCGGCTCAGTCCCTTCACCTGGCTCTGAACTCCCTTAACAGAGAGCAAGATGAGGAGAACAACCGAA TGAGGCTATCTTTGCCACTCTCCTCATCGCTGCCTGCCTCCCTGTCCGATGAGACTGTGATGACTCCCGATGCGGAGAACGCCGTCATCAGCCCGATCCTGCCCTTCCTGTTCCTGGGGAACGAGCGAGACgccctggacctggacctgctGCTGCACCTCAACATTGGCTATGTGGTAAATGTGACCACACACCTGCCCCTCTACCACACCAACGCGGGGCTGCGCTACAAAAGGCTCCCAGCCACTGACAACAGCAAGCAAAACCTTCGCCAGTACTTCGAGGAGGTTTTTGAGTTTATTG AGGAGGCATATCAGAGTGGACAGGGCGTGTTGGTTCACTGCCAGGCAGGTGTGTCCCGTTCTGCAACCATCGTCATCGCCTACCTTATGAAGCACACCCTCATGACCATGACGGACGCCTACAAGTACGTGCGGAGCCGTCGGCCCGTGGTGTCGCCCAACCTGAACTTCATGGGTCAGCTCTTGGAGTTTGAGAGGGACCTCAACTCCGGGGTGACTCCTCGGATCTTGATGCCTAAGCTAAATGGTGTGGAGACGCAGGTTTGA
- the gng3 gene encoding guanine nucleotide-binding protein G(I)/G(S)/G(O) subunit gamma-3: protein MKGDTPVNSTMSVGQARKLVEQLKIEASFCRIKVSKAAADLMAYCDAHACDDPLITPVPTSENPFREKKFFCALL from the exons ATGAAAGGAGACACCCCAGTGAACAGCACCATGAGCGTCGGCCAGGCCAGGAAGctggtggagcagctgaagattGAGGCTAGTTTCTGCAGGATAAAG GTTTCGAAGGCGGCGGCCGACCTGATGGCGTACTGCGACGCGCACGCCTGCGACGACCCCCTGATCACCCCGGTGCCCACCTCAGAAAACCCTTTCAGGGAGAAGAAGTTCTTCTGTGCTCTGCTTTGA
- the banf1 gene encoding barrier-to-autointegration factor, translated as MSSTSQKHKEFVAEPMGEKPVMALAGIGEVLGGKLEEKGFDKAYVVLGQFLVLKKDEELFRDWLKDTCGANAKQQRDCYGCLKEWCDAFL; from the exons ATGTCTTCAACATCCCAAAAGCATAAAGAGTTCGTGGCCGAGCCCATGGGTGAGAAACCTGTGATGGCTCTAGCCGGCATCGGAGAAGTCCTTGGAGGGAAGCTGGAGGAAAAGGGTTTTGATAAG gCCTACGTTGTCCTTGGGCAGTTCCTGGTTCTGAAGAAAGATGAGGAGCTTTTCCGGGACTGGCTCAAAGATACATGTGGAGCAAAYGCCAAGCAGCAGCGCGACTGCTATGGCTGTCTTAAGGAATGGTGCGACGCCTTCCTATAA
- the prdx5 gene encoding peroxiredoxin-5, mitochondrial: MFSITGSLLKTPRVLQCXRLLHCSPVTKMPIKVGEALPAVEVQEGEPGNKVSMDQLFKGKKGVLFAVPGAFTPGCSKTHLPGFVQQAQELRSKGIQEVACISVNDAFVMAAWGKEHGADGKVRMLADPTGAFAKAVDLLLDSDTIVQVLGNKRSKRYAMLVEDGVVKKINVEPDGTGLTCSLSNVLAEL, from the exons ACTGCTGCACTGTTCTCCAGTCACCAAGATGCCGATTAAG GTTGGTGAAGCTCTTCCTGCGGTGGAGGTCCAGGAGGGTGAACCAGGAAACAAAGTGTCCATGGATCAGCTgtttaaggggaaaaaaggagtcCTCTTCGCTGTACCCGGAGCCTTTACCCCCGGCTGCTCTAAG ACTCACCTTCCAGGCTTCGTGCAGCAAGCCCAGGAGTTGAGGAGTAAAGGTATACAGGAGGTGGCGTGCATCTCTGTCAATGATGCATTCGTCATGGCTGCATGGGGAAAGGAGCATGGAGCGGATGGAAAG GTTCGAATGCTGGCTGATCCCACTGGTGCATttgcaaag GCGGTCGACCTGCTGCTTGACAGCGATACGATTGTGCAGGTACTGGGCAACAAACGCTCCAAGAG ATACGCAATGTTGGTGGAAGACGGAGTGGTGAAGAAGATCAACGTGGAGCCGGACGGCACTGGGCTGACCTGCAGCCTCTCCAACGTTCTCGCCGAGCTGTAG